The Arthrobacter sp. D5-1 genome segment ACGAGGCGTGTCCTACGGCGGAAGCAACAGCCCATTCGCGGACCAAGGGTTCCAGCCTGTCACGGTCCTCAGGCTTGAGAAGTTTGCTGTCCCGCACATCGGCCAACAAGCCATGATCCTCTAGGTTGACCACGGCAATCCCGACACTGACGGGTCCAGCCAGGGCGCCACGACCCACCTCATCCACACCGGCCAGCAACCGCACGCCGGGCGCCAGGAAGGACCGCTCCACGTCAAGGGTGGGGAAACCCACAGGGCTCTTGGCCTTGGTGGCGGGCTTGGCGCTCTTCTTGGTCTTGGCCGGGACTTTGACCTGCGTCTTGCCCTTGGGGCCGGCAGCCGTTGTTGCCATTATTTTGCCGGGGTGCTTTCGGGGACATCGCGGAAGACGTCCGGAAAGTTGTCGAGGTAGGTCCAGCGATTGACGGGCCAGGCTATGACAGTGGCCCTGCCCTCAATGTCTTCAATGTTGATGAAGCCGCCGTTGCTCTCCTGGTGGGCCCGTGAGTCCGCCGAATGATTGCGGTTATCGCCCATCACCCACACCTTGCCCTCCGGAACCACAATGTCGAAGGCATTCGGCTGCGGTATCTCGGCCGGGTTGATGTACGTCTCATCCAACGGCACACCATTAATACTGACACGCCCTTGGGCATCGCAGCAGGAAACCCGGTCCCCGGGAAGCCCAATGACACGCTTGACGAGGTGCTGCTCATTGTCGTCGGCAGCCAACCCCACAAACTCCAGCGCGTCCCCCACCCAGTCCATGGGGCCGGCAGGCTCTTTGGCTACCGGCGTCAGCCAGTTCTGGGAGTCCTTGAACACCACAACATCTCCACGTTGCAGGGCGAAAGGTTCAGGGACCAGGAGGTTGATGAAGATGCGGTCGTTGACGTCGAGGGTGCTTTCCATGGACTCCGACGGAATGTAGAACGCCCGGAAAAGGAAAGTCTTCAGCAGGAAGGACAGCACCAGCGCGATGGCCACCACGGTCACAATCTCTTTGACCCAGACCAGGACAGGGTTCTTG includes the following:
- the lepB gene encoding signal peptidase I, which gives rise to MPDKAPENPERYDDDARVSDGTAPAAGVDEPRQPDDASGGSGNAAAAPGNGKTAARESTGGAHAVEKPRKNPVLVWVKEIVTVVAIALVLSFLLKTFLFRAFYIPSESMESTLDVNDRIFINLLVPEPFALQRGDVVVFKDSQNWLTPVAKEPAGPMDWVGDALEFVGLAADDNEQHLVKRVIGLPGDRVSCCDAQGRVSINGVPLDETYINPAEIPQPNAFDIVVPEGKVWVMGDNRNHSADSRAHQESNGGFINIEDIEGRATVIAWPVNRWTYLDNFPDVFRDVPESTPAK